Genomic window (Cenarchaeum symbiont of Oopsacas minuta):
TAACAACGGTACGAATGTAACAGAAAATGTCGTATCTCAAATTCTCACAGAAATGGATGGATTAGAAGAGCTGAATGGTGTATTGGTGATAGGAGCTACAAACAGACCCGATATGGTGGATCCGGCGCTTTTACGTCCAGGAAGGTTTGATAAAATTATCTCCGTGTTAAAACCAGATGAAACTGCACGTAAGAGTATATTGCATATACATACACGCGGTAAACCTCTTGCAAAAGATGTTGATTTGGAAAAAATATCCAAATCCGCAACTGATATGAGTGGAGCAGATTTAGAATCGATTGTAAATAAAGCTGCCACCATAGCATTAAAACGTCATCTCTCTTTATCTTGTAAAAAATCCAAACTTGGAATGATAACACAAGAAGATCTTGTAACAGCTACTAATGATGTAATCGGTCAACCTGCAAATACAGAAAAACCATCAACTGGCGTGGCATAACTCATAGAAATTTTGTAACTGTCTAAAATTTTAAATTGTTATATCCAACATCTGTCAAAATAATACTGTTACAAAATTTCTTATTTTAATCTATTCTAGTTTGAATTTCATTGTCTATCATGTTCATGTACATGCGATTATATTTTGTAAACATACGTATTTTTTTCTGTGAGACTGCCATTGATCCTGGTCTAGAATTGATAAGATCATCAGCTTTTATCTGATATTTTTTTGCTAATCTCAATTCAGAATCAGACATATCATGTAGACTAGATCCAATATAATCTAGTTTTTGCTTAAATTCTTCTTCTAATGAATCTACATCTGGTATAGTGCCGATCACTTTACAGGCTTTTATATCACCGAAAACTTTTTGCCATATATCCATCTTATAAATATGGAATTTTGAATCATATAAATTCAATATGGTTCATATTTGATAAAAAGAAATATTGCCATAAATTCAAGAATAACGTGATGCAAGAAAGTAATTACGATATATTGGGAATATCTGAGAATGCATCAAAAAAAGAAATTCAAGAGGCATTTCGGCGTCTTGCTCTTTTGCACCATGCTGATAGAGGAGGGAACGAAGAACAATTTAAGAAAATAAAACAATCTTATGAAGACATCAAACAGGGAAAAAAATACCCCGCAGCTGATTCTGAAAAAAAACAACAATCACGTGTATATTCTGGAGACGACGAAGAAGAAACTAGACGGCGAAATCACATACTAGCAGAAGAGATCTCTGAACAGATGAAGCTTGCACAAGAATGGACTGCAGCAATATCTAGAGCCAACTCAACTGGAAGACATCTTTTTGGATCGAAAGTTTTGGGAGAGATGGAATTTGAGATAAAAGCAAATGGTACTCTATCAATAAAAGGGAATATGATGGCTGGCAATTTTGAATATAATGGTTCTATTATAATGCAGGGAAATATCACAAGTCCAACTTTTAGTGATAAAAATTCTACAAATATCATAGTGACCAAAGGAGATTTTACATTCATTGATCCGCATAAACACAAATATAAAATTGCAAATGGTACCAAAGTAACTGTCAAAGAAGGACATGTCAAGGTGGGAAACATATTTGGACGAAAATATCAGATGCAGGATCCAGAAGGCAGAGTGGGATATCATCTAACAAAAGAACAACGTACCATAATAAAAGCTCCAAATGGACATGTAATAGCAGAAAATTTGATAAACACAGTATACATCGATGCTGATATTGTAACTGTTCTTAACATGGAAGATGATGTTGTAGTGCGAGCACGTGAAATTCATGTTTATGGAAACAAGATAACCTATGATGTAGTTTTAGAATTGAAAAAAAATGGTTCAATACAATTCATGGAAAATTATTCTATTTTGAGTCTAAGTGATGATGCGATCATAAAGCTTGAAAATGGCAAAACGTTTCGATTACGTGAGTTAAAGATAAGAAAGATTAGCGACATACCAGAAGAATTTCTTGCAGGACGTAAATATGGTATAAAGGATACCATGATTGGTAACGGTTTTGTTATCACGTATAACATGTTGGATAATTTTGAAAAACGAACAAAAAAACCTCAAATTTGGAATAAATTATTTAGAAAATATACTAGGGAAAATGAAAAATAAATGAAAAAGGTAAACTGATTAATCTACTAGTTCAGTCCAGCCCTTAACGAAAACAGAGTTTTTGTATAGTGGAACTGGATTACCTACAGTAAAGTCCATTGGACGCATCCAAAAGATGGCTTTTGTTGGGCAAACACCTATGCATGCACCATCGGAGATACATCTCTCTGGATAGAACACAAATGCTTTACCACGTTTCCAGCCTTCTACAGGCTTTACTCTCAGAACGTCTGGTCCCAGTGTAGTGCATATTTCAACGCACAAGGCGCATCCGATACACATCTGTTCGCTGATGTCGGGTAGTATTGCTACTGGCATGAGTATGCTACATCCTTGGCATTAATATAATTTACTTTCAAACGGCGTATTATAACGGCGTTTGGTTGAATTTATGATTTAATATACAGTAGATCTAGTTTTAGTATCAAAACGATCAAGTACATCAGCGATTGTGTTGACACCTTTTCTTCGAAGACATATCTTTGATCCATCATGCATAATTCTTCCAAGCGCAGGCGAGAGAATCCATTTTTTTTCAATGTGTGTAGCCATACAAATTACCATGACACTAGAGTTGGTACTTTTAGCAGCAAATGCTAACAATGAAACATACGCGTTTATAGATCTGCAAGAATCATTGCCTCTATGCATACTGAAAAATCCGTTGAGACTATCTAGCACCACAAGACATTTTCTTTTGGTTAATTCTACTATGACAGTTTTTATAGCATCCATATAATTTAAAAAATTTGATCTGTAGATTTGAACATTATTTGGTTTTTCTACCATTCTTCCCTTTATACAACCGCTGTACATTAAATCAAAATCTATATAGAAAACTGGAATTTTAGATGTTTTTAATACTTTGATCACAAAGGATGATTTTAGAAATGGTTCTTGACATATGACAGTATGTAATCCAGCTTTTAACGCCATCTCGTACACATCATTGCCGTTGGCATGATTTTTATCCAACAAAAGAACATAGTTTATCTGTCATAATAATGAATATGGATATTTTATGTAAAATACAGGTCGACTGTCCTATATATCCATCAGAAGATCAAGAAAAAATTCGTATCGCATTTACCAAGATCTTGTTAGAGACTGAAACAAAAATCAAAGGAAATAAAGTAAGTGCTATTTTTGAAAATACTGAATGTCTTGAGAAAATACGTACTGTAATTGAATCTAAAAAAAATCAAAATGCTTACAGAAAACGTCTTATCCATAATGCAAATAGAAACAGCTCGTGGTTTTTACTCAATAAACAAGCTGCATATGCAGGTAAGGTGGCATTATGCGATGAGGAAGATGATTCGCCATTAGGAGCAATTAAAATCACAATCGAATGTTCTGACCTTGAACGTATAGTGGACTGGCTAACTCCATTTGCTTAAAAAAATTATAGCAGTTGAGTTTGAATTTTTCAGCAGTATTGTAAAAAACATCGTAAAAGATAAAGTTGTATGCTTGTACTAGACATAAAACTACTGATCGCAACCATAATTTTGGTTGGGGGAGTATTATTACTATTACCACAAAATGGTGTCATGGCATGGGTTGAATCTGCTTCTATAACAACAATGGTTGACAACATGACGGACACAAACAAGATCGCATCTGATCATATAATATCTAGTGTTAAAGCCATCAATCATTCAGTAGATTATTCATCAGAGAAATTTGCCATGATGATGATCAAAACCGAAGAACACATACAGACTGTACTAGATACAATCAACGAATTTACGTCAAAACTTGAAATCTTTCGTTCTACAGAATAATCCTAAACAAATCTTCAGCCATAATGACTGATTCATGAATACCAGTTGTCTCTTCTAACAATTTTGAAACATCAGTATATCTAGAAGAGAAATGTGTTAGTATCAGTGTTTTTACATTGGCATCTTTTGCAAGAGTTGCAGCCTCTTTGGCGGTGGAATGTCCAGTTTTTTTTGCTCTCTCTTTATGTTCATTGCTAAACGTTGAATCAAATACAAGATAGTCACATTCTTTAAAGAATTTTTCCAACATTTTATTTGGTCTTGTATCTCCAGATATTCCAACTGATATACCCTTTCTTGGTTCTCCAGTTACTTGTGATGCAAAAACTGTGTTATTTCCAACGGTTATGTTTTGACCGTGTTGGAGAGCATGCCAATCTGCACCACGAGGAATTCCCATCTGAATTGCTTTTTTAGGATAAAACTCACCAGGCTTGTCGCATTCTTTGAACAGATATGCAAATGCCTTTATCCTGTGCTCTGAACTACATGCAGTAATAACATATTCTTTGGTTTCTACCACTTTACAGTTACAAGATATTTCAGATATTGCCAATGGAAATTTTGGAATAAATCCCATCATCCTCATGTTTTCAACTAAAAACTCTTCCAATCCAACAGGACCAAAAATTGTTATAGATTCAGTTCTGCCTTGTAGGGACATCGTCTGTAACATACCTAAAAGTCCTAAACAATGATCCCCATGCATATGCGTAATGAATATTCTTGTCTTTTTGTTCCATTTCAGACCTGCCTTTTGGTACGAGATTTGGGAACCTTCTCCTACATCAAAGATAAGCACTTCCATGTCTGTGTTAAGACATATGCATGAGAGTCCTCGTTTTGGTGTGGGTCTTGCAGATGCAGTTCCAAGAAATACTAATTCCATCATAATGCACGTGTGTTTCTAACCTTTCGTACAGATCTGTTCAACACAGTTTGTGCTATTGCCTCAGATACATCAACTGAGGATTTAGAGCGTGGTATTGTATTTGCACTTATTATCCCAAATACTCCAGCATCTTTGATCTTTTTCTCTGCTCCATTAACTAGCAAAGCGTGAGTACATACTACCAATATACGTCCGCATCCTTTACTATCTAAAAATTTAGCCGCTTTTACTATACTAGAACCTGTACTGATCATATCGTCTACTAGTATTACATTACGACCTAATATAGAGTCAAATTCAGATGTTGTTATGTGGACTTTACCAGTAACGCGATCTCTTTTTTTAACAAGTGCTTCATATTCGGTGCCTAAAATTTTAGCAAATTCTGCTGCCCTATTTTTACCACCCATATCTGGAGATACTACAAGTGGATTTTTGAGGCGCATTTTTTTTACACGTGCTACCAAGATTGGTATTGCAGATACATTGATGGCCCCGCGTCCAAGTTTTTTGAGTGCATTTTTACTATGTATGTCCACGGTAATTATCCTCTTGGCTCCAGCGCTACGTAGCATACCTGCCACGGCCTTTATAGTTACAATCTCTCCATCTAGGAATTCTCTATCCTGTCTTGCATATCCAATGTATGGAATCACGGCTGTTATCTCCGATGTGATCTCCTTGGCTTTTGTAATTAATAAAACTGCATGTAAAAGATGTGTATCTACTGGAGGATGCATAGACTGGACCACAATTATTTTCCCTTTTACACGTCTAAGATCTGCTGTCAGCTTTGACTCTCCATCTGGAAATGTCCTAAGTAAAGATTCAACATATGATGCATCAAGCTTTACTGCAAGATTTTTTGCAATTTGCACGGATGCACTTCCAGCTAGAACCGTAATTTTTGCCACAACTGTCTACTAATAATGACTGTCTTAAATCTGTCTAGTCTTCAGTTCCACCAGTTCCAGATGAACCGATACCAAATTCATCGATCAGCTGATTGCGTTTGGCTTCATGACGTCCAATCTCTTCAGCCTCTCTCTTTTCGTCGCCCTGATATACGGTTCTAATAGGCCATGGAATGCGTATGTCATATTTTTTAAATTCTTCATACATAATCATTCTCACATCGGTCTTTACCTTGAACTGTGATCCATAATTCCAAACATACAACAAAATTGTAAAATCTAGTGCCGAGTCATTGAATTCGTTGAACCGAATAAGTGGCTGCTCTAGTTCTACGTGTATATTTTTATCACATCCACAGCTAGGCATATTATTATCAAGATAAGGGCATCGTCTCTGTCTTATCATGTGACGATTATTTGAATCTATTATCTCCAACATTGCACGTTTACCAACTTTTGTGAGAACCGCTGAGACCTGTTTTGGATCGTTCAAATATGAGACTCCTACTTTTACTACCGCTGGCACCATTAACACTTCTTTTGAATAGCTGGTAATCTGTCCACTAACAAGCTGTCTAGTAGGTATTATGGCAAATGATTCGTTCAAACCGTCGCGTATGTACGTAACCCTAGACGTGATCTTGTGTACATACCCGTTGTACCCACTCTCCAATGAAACTCTATCACCTTCGGATATTATGTTATCTTTACGGATCATAATGTATGCAAACCAGTTTTGCATGGTCTCTTGAAGCGCAAATCCAACACCCACTGCCAATCCTCCAGTAGCTGTGGCAAGCACCCAAAGATCAACACCCCACCAACTTACCACCCAAAGACAAATTGTTGCAAATATTCCTACAGGGATCATCTGCGTGGCTGATTTTGGTATATCTTTTTTTCTTTTTTTTGCATTTCCAGAAGGTTTTGATCCAGCAACAATAATCTCATAGCCATACAACCTTCTCATTTCACGCCATGTGTCTATTGGATAAACTTCCTCTATATTTTGACCAAGTTTTAGCTTTTTGCCTACTTCGTTGTTTCCACTAACACACGATTCATAATATGCGGCATATTTTGCACGTTCTTGTTTTTTCCATGCTTCGTATGGATGTTTTACAATCTCTTCATAAGTTCCTATCTTGATTCCTTTTGAGGTGTGGTATGCCTCAAGATATTTTCTACCTTTATCAGAAGAGAGATATTTTGCAAATTCTTTTTCGGTAATCTCTTCAGGCGGATTTTTTGGAGGAATCCATCTAAAGATAGTGTGAAAGAGATCTTTCTGATCGTCTATAAATCCACCCGCAGATATCCATACGTCGTAGTCGTTCTTTTCAAGAATAGACATTTCTCGTTTTGTCAGTATGATTGGAATTATGTGTGATATTGTATATCCTATTACAAGTATGTTAAGCGTATCCAAAATCATGGGAAATGTTCTTTCGGCATCATCGGCGGTCATGCTACCAAATAGATCTACTGTATGCACATATGCATTAGTTGAAGTGACCAATGCTATAGCAAATAATGGAAGCACAGCAACTCGAATGAATCTAGATGTATGAGGACGAAAATATCTGAATTTTTGACCTCGGATCCATGTAGAAAATGCCCTATATCCTACAATGATTGAGATGATACCTACAATTAAAACGATAAATGCCACCTGTAGTTCTGTAGAACTTGCCAAAAGATTTCCCACAGTCTCAAATCCCTCGACTTGTGTAGAGACAGTTTCTACTAGCTCATCTTCTACCATATAGATCCCTTATCCAATATGTTCAAAATCACACTTTTAGGTATATAAATAAAACATTAGATTTAACATAGGGTAGGATCAAAATTAATAATTGTCACGTCTTGAAAATGAATTGAATGATTGGAAATGTCCACAGATCATGCAGTATACTGTGGAAAATTTTCATAAACTCGATCAAATGGCAAATTTTACTGACAATGATCTCTTCAACATGGAGGTTGTATCCAAAGTTCTACCTTTCAAGACGAATAATTATGTAATAGAACATCTCATAGACTGGGATAATGTTCCAAATGATCCCATGTTTGTTCTGACGTTTCCACAAAAGAATATGTTGATACCAAGACATTTTGATACAATTGCCTCTCTTATAAAGAGCAGTGCAAAAAAGCAAGAGCTAGATGATGCGATAAATAAAATAAGGATGGAATTAAATCCACATCCTGCAGGACAGATGGAATTAAATGTTCCAACCTTGAAAGATGGAACAAAACTATATGGAATGCAACACAAGTATAAAGAAACTTGCCTCTTCTTCCCAAGCCAAAGTCAAACATGTCATGCATATTGCAGTTTTTGTTTCCGATGGCCACAGTTTGTTGCTATGGATGACATGAAATTTGCTACCAAAGAGACTGATAGTATGATCCAGTACCTGTTGGAGAATCCAAAGATAACAGATGTACTGTTTACTGGAGGAGATCCTATGATCATGAAGGCTAGTATGTTCCGTGTTTATATTGATAAACTACTAGATGCAAATCTACCAAACCTTCGGACAATAAGAATTGGCACAAAGATGCTCTCATATTGGCCGTACAAAGTTCTGACAGACAAAGACGCAGACATGACTTTGGATACGTTCGAATCCATCACAAAGAGAGGAGTTCATCTCTCAGTTATGGCACACTTTAACCATTATGTAGAGATGCAGACGCCGGCTACACGCAAAGCTATAGAAAAAATACGTGCCACAGGAGCACAGATAAGAACGCAATCACCGTTACTTGCTCACATAAATGATGATGCACAAGTGTGGAAAAAAATGTGGACAGATCAGGTAAATCTTGGATGCGTGCCATACTATATGTTCATTGTAAGAAACACAGGAGCGCAACACTATTTTGGAATTCCATTGGTAAAGTCGTACGAAATATTCAAAAATGCATACTCGCAAGTAAGTGGACTAGCAAGAACTGTCAGAGGCCCTAGTATGTCTGCAACTCTTGGCAAAGTACAGATAGATGGAATAATGGAGATTCGAGGCGAAAAAGTCATGTCTATGAAATTTTTACAGGCACGTAATCCAGATTGGTCATGTAAGACGTTTCTTGCCAAATACGACGAGAATGCCTTGTGGTTTGACGATCTAAAACCTGCATTTGATCAAAACAAGTTCTTTTTTGAAAATGATTCTGTACAGTCAGGTATGCGTAATATTGTGAAAAAATAAAGCCTCATCAAAAATATACTAGAAATTTACAACCAGTGTGGGATCTGTAGATAGTCTCCTAATTGCTCTCCACGCAAAACTCGTATCAGAGCTAGAGCTTGTGGTGTAGAGAGCACGGGCATATCAAATTCATTGTCCGTGGCTATACGTGGACATGCCACTTGTACAAAAGCGTCTATTCCACGTAAGTTATGTAATCGTTCATTGTTAATGTCAGTCATTGCAAACAGTTGTACAGATTTGCCACACTCTTCGAGCTCTTTTTTAAATTTGAGAGCAGTGGTCTTTGATAACTGACCTTCTTTGAGACCCACAATCACACCAAATGTCTGCATCTCGGCTGCTGCATATATGGCGAGTGTAGCTTTTTTCTGTATCTTTTGTGCCATTTCAGTAACTTCGCGTACTTCGTTAAAGTATGGATCAAGAATGTATGTGGCAAGTCCAGTTGAGAGAGCAAGACCAGCTGCGTGAAAGTCACTCTGACCTAAAAACACATTGACGTCTGCATTTTGAGCTGCCTCCTTTGCTGGATAAAATTCACATCCAAAAACTTGTCCATCATTTAGCTGTCCTTTTCCTTTACCAACTATAATGTGCGCCCCACCTTCTTCAAGTATCTTTCGTACTAGATCTACTTGATGCAGATGTTGGCTGTCAGTAACTAGCGATACGGTCTTTGCATGAAACATCTTTGCAGATTTTTTTGCTACTCTGTCAAATGAAATATCGTCAAAAGCATCTATCATTACAACTCGTTTATCCCATATCGGAATGCCTATCGTGTGTCCAATGTTGAATAAAACATCTGCTCCTAGAATCTGTGCCCCGTTGGAATTAAGATCACACGAGCCCCACGTTGTATCGGCTAGAACATACACGGGAATTCCAAATTTCTCGCTGATCTTGGTAGCAGTACTCTGTACGGCAAGTAATATGCCGTCCGGACCGTTGATTGCAACCGATACTGGTTCTCTCTCTTTTATTTCCTTAAAGATGGACTCCTCGTCAATGACTATCATGCGTAATTTACACATTCTGACCCGCTTTAAATCCTTAAGTAAACCAAAAATGCTTGATATAACTATAGGTTGTATATGCCTACAAACATCTTACGTGTGGGAATAGATGACACCGATTCATCATTGGGAATGTGTACCACATATTTGGGCTTTAAGATGGTAGGGCGCCTCAAAAAGAGAGGTGCAAAATTTTCTTCATATCCACGGCTGGTACGTTTTAATCCAAACATTCCATGGAAGACACGTGGTAATGGTGCAGTCGGGATAGAGTTTTCCACTGATGATGTAAAAGGAGACATTGAATGTATAACACGCATGATCGAGAAAAATGCAGACGTGAAAAATGGAGCAAACCCTGCTGCAGTATTTTGTACAGGCGATGTTCCAAAATCTATACGGCAACTTGGAAATCTTGCCATGTGGAGACTTGTAAGACGTGCTGATGCAAAAAACATAGTATGTAATGCAAACTTGAAATCATTTCATCTAGGAAACGGCCAAGGTCTTGTCGGTGCTGCCTGCGTCATGGGATATGATTTTGGGCATGATAGTACTTTGGAGATGTTAAGTTATAGAAAACCTCACATGTTTGGAAGACATAGAAGTATCGACGAAAATAAAGTAAAACATATGCAACAAAAAACAGCTCCAATGACATTCAGTAGTTATGATGAAACGCGCCGTCGCGTTATGATCGCCCCACATGGTCCGGATCCGGTTTTGTACGGAATACGTGGAGAAGATGCACACTCGATTCTTGCAGCATCTTCTATGGTAAAGACTAGGGAAAAATCTGCTGGATATATGATATTTCAATCAAACCAAGGAACGGCTAGCCATCTTGGACATAAACTTGATGTCAGCTCACTAGAACCGTATATGGCTGGAACTGTATCCGGCGTTGTATATGATGCACCACGAATGCTGCGTGGAGGGCATATCATCTTTAAAGTTCAAACTGCAGACGGCTCTATACCGTGCGCTGTCTACAAGGAATCTGGCATGACAGTCGCCCTTTTGCATCTTGTTGCAAAAGATAAAGTCACTGTTGGTGGCGGCATTAGACCTGCCTCTAGATCTAGACCACGTGTCCTAAATGTGGAATTTGTTAGAATACATCATCTCAAAACCATATATGAAAAGATAAACCCCACATGTCTGAACTGTCACAAAAACATGAAATCAAAAGGATCTAGACAGGGATTCAAATGCATCAAATGCGGAGATCGTGCAACATCAAAGAAAACAAAACAGGTTATACGCACATTGCAAACAGGTATGTATCTGCCTGATATATCAGCACAGCGGCATCTAACACGCCCAGCACAACGCCAAAAACGTACCAATATACCAAGATTTAGAGAGTCGTTTAGATGGTTTTACGAATTTCAGAAAAATAGCGGGGAGTAGATTTGAACTACTGATTTGCGGGTTTCGCATCTATGATGGATTATGAGCCCGCCGGGATGACTTTGCCCAGATAGTCTGACTTCCCCACCCCGCTGAAATTATACTGCATTGGGTGTGTATAAGTTTTTTTTAATGATCTAATAAAACTTGATGGGAGGATTATTTTTTGTATCTATCGATAT
Coding sequences:
- a CDS encoding mechanosensitive ion channel protein MscS, which translates into the protein MVEDELVETVSTQVEGFETVGNLLASSTELQVAFIVLIVGIISIIVGYRAFSTWIRGQKFRYFRPHTSRFIRVAVLPLFAIALVTSTNAYVHTVDLFGSMTADDAERTFPMILDTLNILVIGYTISHIIPIILTKREMSILEKNDYDVWISAGGFIDDQKDLFHTIFRWIPPKNPPEEITEKEFAKYLSSDKGRKYLEAYHTSKGIKIGTYEEIVKHPYEAWKKQERAKYAAYYESCVSGNNEVGKKLKLGQNIEEVYPIDTWREMRRLYGYEIIVAGSKPSGNAKKRKKDIPKSATQMIPVGIFATICLWVVSWWGVDLWVLATATGGLAVGVGFALQETMQNWFAYIMIRKDNIISEGDRVSLESGYNGYVHKITSRVTYIRDGLNESFAIIPTRQLVSGQITSYSKEVLMVPAVVKVGVSYLNDPKQVSAVLTKVGKRAMLEIIDSNNRHMIRQRRCPYLDNNMPSCGCDKNIHVELEQPLIRFNEFNDSALDFTILLYVWNYGSQFKVKTDVRMIMYEEFKKYDIRIPWPIRTVYQGDEKREAEEIGRHEAKRNQLIDEFGIGSSGTGGTED
- a CDS encoding DNA-binding protein; this translates as MPTNILRVGIDDTDSSLGMCTTYLGFKMVGRLKKRGAKFSSYPRLVRFNPNIPWKTRGNGAVGIEFSTDDVKGDIECITRMIEKNADVKNGANPAAVFCTGDVPKSIRQLGNLAMWRLVRRADAKNIVCNANLKSFHLGNGQGLVGAACVMGYDFGHDSTLEMLSYRKPHMFGRHRSIDENKVKHMQQKTAPMTFSSYDETRRRVMIAPHGPDPVLYGIRGEDAHSILAASSMVKTREKSAGYMIFQSNQGTASHLGHKLDVSSLEPYMAGTVSGVVYDAPRMLRGGHIIFKVQTADGSIPCAVYKESGMTVALLHLVAKDKVTVGGGIRPASRSRPRVLNVEFVRIHHLKTIYEKINPTCLNCHKNMKSKGSRQGFKCIKCGDRATSKKTKQVIRTLQTGMYLPDISAQRHLTRPAQRQKRTNIPRFRESFRWFYEFQKNSGE
- a CDS encoding diphthamide biosynthesis protein, which produces MCKLRMIVIDEESIFKEIKEREPVSVAINGPDGILLAVQSTATKISEKFGIPVYVLADTTWGSCDLNSNGAQILGADVLFNIGHTIGIPIWDKRVVMIDAFDDISFDRVAKKSAKMFHAKTVSLVTDSQHLHQVDLVRKILEEGGAHIIVGKGKGQLNDGQVFGCEFYPAKEAAQNADVNVFLGQSDFHAAGLALSTGLATYILDPYFNEVREVTEMAQKIQKKATLAIYAAAEMQTFGVIVGLKEGQLSKTTALKFKKELEECGKSVQLFAMTDINNERLHNLRGIDAFVQVACPRIATDNEFDMPVLSTPQALALIRVLRGEQLGDYLQIPHWL
- a CDS encoding Ribose-phosphate pyrophosphokinase — translated: MAKITVLAGSASVQIAKNLAVKLDASYVESLLRTFPDGESKLTADLRRVKGKIIVVQSMHPPVDTHLLHAVLLITKAKEITSEITAVIPYIGYARQDREFLDGEIVTIKAVAGMLRSAGAKRIITVDIHSKNALKKLGRGAINVSAIPILVARVKKMRLKNPLVVSPDMGGKNRAAEFAKILGTEYEALVKKRDRVTGKVHITTSEFDSILGRNVILVDDMISTGSSIVKAAKFLDSKGCGRILVVCTHALLVNGAEKKIKDAGVFGIISANTIPRSKSSVDVSEAIAQTVLNRSVRKVRNTRAL
- a CDS encoding molecular chaperone DnaJ; translated protein: MQESNYDILGISENASKKEIQEAFRRLALLHHADRGGNEEQFKKIKQSYEDIKQGKKYPAADSEKKQQSRVYSGDDEEETRRRNHILAEEISEQMKLAQEWTAAISRANSTGRHLFGSKVLGEMEFEIKANGTLSIKGNMMAGNFEYNGSIIMQGNITSPTFSDKNSTNIIVTKGDFTFIDPHKHKYKIANGTKVTVKEGHVKVGNIFGRKYQMQDPEGRVGYHLTKEQRTIIKAPNGHVIAENLINTVYIDADIVTVLNMEDDVVVRAREIHVYGNKITYDVVLELKKNGSIQFMENYSILSLSDDAIIKLENGKTFRLRELKIRKISDIPEEFLAGRKYGIKDTMIGNGFVITYNMLDNFEKRTKKPQIWNKLFRKYTRENEK
- a CDS encoding lysine 2,3-aminomutase; this translates as MSRLENELNDWKCPQIMQYTVENFHKLDQMANFTDNDLFNMEVVSKVLPFKTNNYVIEHLIDWDNVPNDPMFVLTFPQKNMLIPRHFDTIASLIKSSAKKQELDDAINKIRMELNPHPAGQMELNVPTLKDGTKLYGMQHKYKETCLFFPSQSQTCHAYCSFCFRWPQFVAMDDMKFATKETDSMIQYLLENPKITDVLFTGGDPMIMKASMFRVYIDKLLDANLPNLRTIRIGTKMLSYWPYKVLTDKDADMTLDTFESITKRGVHLSVMAHFNHYVEMQTPATRKAIEKIRATGAQIRTQSPLLAHINDDAQVWKKMWTDQVNLGCVPYYMFIVRNTGAQHYFGIPLVKSYEIFKNAYSQVSGLARTVRGPSMSATLGKVQIDGIMEIRGEKVMSMKFLQARNPDWSCKTFLAKYDENALWFDDLKPAFDQNKFFFENDSVQSGMRNIVKK
- a CDS encoding ribonuclease Z, whose product is MMELVFLGTASARPTPKRGLSCICLNTDMEVLIFDVGEGSQISYQKAGLKWNKKTRIFITHMHGDHCLGLLGMLQTMSLQGRTESITIFGPVGLEEFLVENMRMMGFIPKFPLAISEISCNCKVVETKEYVITACSSEHRIKAFAYLFKECDKPGEFYPKKAIQMGIPRGADWHALQHGQNITVGNNTVFASQVTGEPRKGISVGISGDTRPNKMLEKFFKECDYLVFDSTFSNEHKERAKKTGHSTAKEAATLAKDANVKTLILTHFSSRYTDVSKLLEETTGIHESVIMAEDLFRIIL